Genomic DNA from Thermodesulfobacteriota bacterium:
TAATACCAGTGATTGGAGCAAGGTCGCCAATCCTGCCACATTGCCGACCGGCAGTGCCTACGGTGTTCGTTTCAATCATGACGGCTCATTGCTGGTAGTGGCTCATAGTGCCTCTCCTTACATCACTATTTATAACACCAGTGACTGGAGCAAGGTCGCCAATCCGTCCACTTTGCCGGCCGGCAATGGGTTGAGCGTCGCTTTTAATCATAACGACTCGTTGATGGCCGTGGCACACTTTAATTCTCCCTACATTACCATTTACAACACATCAGACTGGAGCAAGGTCACAAATCCAACCACATTACCGACAGGGAATGGTTGGGGTTGTGATTTTAATCATGACGGCTCATTACTGGCCGTGGCGCATGATACTTCTCCCTATCTCACTGTTTATAATACCAGCGACTGGAGTAAGGTCACCATTTCCTCATCGCCGACCGGTCCGGGAAAAGATGCAGCTTTCAATCATAACGGCTCATTACTGGCGGTGGCGCATGATACTTATCCTTATGTCACCATTTACAATACCAGCAACTGGACCAAGATCACAAATCCGTCCACCTTGCCAACTTCTATTGCATACGCAGTATCATTCAACCGTGACGGCTCGTTGCTGGCGGTGTCTCACGCTTCTTCTCCCTATGTAACCATTTACAATACCAGCGACTGGAGCAAGGTCGCCGATCCGACCACATTACCCCCCGGGACCGGGAGGGGCGCGGCCTTCAATCATGACGGCTCGTTGCTGGCTTTGGGTCACAATGTGTCCCCTGATATCACTATTTATGTCCCGATTCAGTATTCCAAAGGACATAAGGATGAATATCGAATTTCCAAAGGAACCAGCCGCTGGACGGCAAATTTTACCCCGTCCGACGAACCATACCCGAACACGGATCCCGGCGGCGGCCAGACATCCGCTTTTATATTGAACAAATCCATCGAAGCCCACCGCATCGATCTCGGTCAAATCTGGCTGAGATACACCGACCGGGTCAATATTAAAAATAAACTGACCGCCAGATATTGCCGCCACTGGTCCGGGCATGTGGATGAAGTCGAAGCCGATCGGCTGATCGTGACCGCATCCGATGCGGACAGCATTGCCATTTTCGGAACGTTACAAGGCGATCCGTTATCATATCCCTATATCATCGATGAAACCCAGGCCCAGGCCGTATTAAAATTTAAACTGGCCGGATCCAAAGCCTCGCGCCTGATGGTGGGCCAGGCCGGCGGGTATTACCTGACGGACATTGAACAGGGAGACATTATCCGCTTTGATGAGAGCGAGCTCATCGGTGATGACATTCAATATCTGGAAAAGGCGTTGCTGGGTCTGGTCACCCTGGGGACCACCCTGTTTCGGGTCATTGACAAACACTACCGCCCGGACGCGACGATCCAGCTTGAGGCAGTGACTGTAACGGTGATTGAAAATGACTGATAAAAATAACGAATTTTGCGGCCAGCATTCCGGACACGAGGCCAAGCTCAAAGAACTGTGTAAATTCAAGGACAGGATGACCGATCCCGGCGGCACCATCGACAATATCAAACAGACACTGAACAGCAAAATCGGCAAAGGACTGTTGATCACCTTTACCATTTTGATCCTGGGCCTGATCACCACGCTGTATGGTCTGAACTACCGGACCCAGCACCAGATACTTGATCAGATGAGCACCATTAAAACCGATATTGCGGTCATTAAAGAAAAAATCAAATGAGCGAATTAACCCGAAAACAAAAACGGTTTCCGCTGATGGTCTCAAAGCTGATTCAATTCGCCTATGAAAACGGATACGAGATCGTTTTTTCCTATGCTTTCCGGTGCGCGGATTGTCCCGTGGGGAAAAAGAACAGTTTGCACAAAAAGTGCCTGGCGATCGATCTGGAGCTGTTCAAGGACGGGGTTTATTTACAAAAAACAGAAGGTCATCGACCCCTGGGCGAATACTGGGAAAGCTTGGACCCGGAAAATACCTGGGGCGGACGGTTTGAAGATGGCAACCATTATTCGATATCATACAAAGGGATGAAGTAATTTTCAAAGGAGATTTTAAAATGGCATGGTACAGCTTTTTAACCAGCACCAGCAAAACAGCGGAAACCGCCGCCGAAGCGGGAAAATCGATTGTGGACGGATTGGTTTCCGGAATCGACGCGGTTTTCTATACGGATGAAGAAAAGGCCCAGGCCCGTCAGAAGGGATCGGAAACGATTTTAAGATTCTGGGAGGCAATCGCCAGAGAAAACACCGAACAATCAAAAGCCCGGCGCATGCTGGCCAAGATGACGTTTCAGGTATTTTTCTTTTTTCTCCTGGCTGCCGCCGTGGTTTACCGGTTCGATGCAGAATATGCCAGGTTTCTGCTGGCCCTGGCCGGCAAGATCATGTTCCTGGTATCCGCCATCGGCGTGATCTATTTCGGGCCCCATCAGTTGCAGAAAATTGTGAAAAAATAGAAAAGCCAGATTATTTCATAGCTCTTCAGATGGTTCTTTCCTAAAAACATAAATCACATATTGCAGATTCGGGCCGGATTTGGAGCTAAATACCGTCTTGACAATTCGATCTTTATTTGGTGTTCGACTCTCGATTGTCTGAAGCCGGCTGGAAATCAAGAAATGCTTTTCCGGTTTCAGGGTATTTACTCTAAAGTACTACATGTTGATATATAGCAGCCTCCGCCGCCGCCACCACCACCGCCTCCCGGCGGAGATGATGTGCCGGTCTGCGTATATGAAACAAACACATCCCAGTTGCCATTCGTATCTTCTGTAACCAGGTTGGT
This window encodes:
- a CDS encoding WD40 repeat domain-containing protein, which produces SVAHRNSPYVTIYNTSDWSKVTNPSTLPTGVGQNVDFNHDGSQMAMAHENSPYITIYRTSNWSKITDPATLPPAAAWDVAFNHDGSLVAVAHNNTPFITIYDDSLPWPDFAAPVLIGKTGDWSKLADPATLPAGAWRTAFNHDGSLLAVAHEISPYITIYNTSDWSKVANPATLPTGSAYGVRFNHDGSLLVVAHSASPYITIYNTSDWSKVANPSTLPAGNGLSVAFNHNDSLMAVAHFNSPYITIYNTSDWSKVTNPTTLPTGNGWGCDFNHDGSLLAVAHDTSPYLTVYNTSDWSKVTISSSPTGPGKDAAFNHNGSLLAVAHDTYPYVTIYNTSNWTKITNPSTLPTSIAYAVSFNRDGSLLAVSHASSPYVTIYNTSDWSKVADPTTLPPGTGRGAAFNHDGSLLALGHNVSPDITIYVPIQYSKGHKDEYRISKGTSRWTANFTPSDEPYPNTDPGGGQTSAFILNKSIEAHRIDLGQIWLRYTDRVNIKNKLTARYCRHWSGHVDEVEADRLIVTASDADSIAIFGTLQGDPLSYPYIIDETQAQAVLKFKLAGSKASRLMVGQAGGYYLTDIEQGDIIRFDESELIGDDIQYLEKALLGLVTLGTTLFRVIDKHYRPDATIQLEAVTVTVIEND
- a CDS encoding M15 family peptidase encodes the protein MSELTRKQKRFPLMVSKLIQFAYENGYEIVFSYAFRCADCPVGKKNSLHKKCLAIDLELFKDGVYLQKTEGHRPLGEYWESLDPENTWGGRFEDGNHYSISYKGMK